In Nonomuraea muscovyensis, one genomic interval encodes:
- a CDS encoding response regulator, whose translation MRVAICEDSTLLREGLSRLLTEAGFAVVTAVDDADKLLAQVRDDPPDVAVLDIRLPPTHTDEGLRAALVLRRLHPEVGVLVLSQYARVSYAVELLDGGGEGVGYLLKDRVSDLAEFAAAIRRVGSGGSALDPVVIERLVSRHRQPDDPLSLLTERERDVLGLMAEGRTNKAISERLAIAERTVEKHCTGIFGKLGLEAGPHDHRRVLAVLRYLNA comes from the coding sequence ATGCGGGTAGCGATTTGCGAGGACTCCACGCTGCTGCGTGAGGGACTGTCCCGCCTGCTCACCGAGGCGGGGTTCGCGGTGGTGACGGCCGTGGACGACGCGGACAAGCTGCTGGCCCAGGTCCGCGACGACCCTCCCGACGTGGCCGTTCTGGACATCCGGCTGCCGCCGACGCACACCGACGAGGGCCTGCGGGCGGCACTCGTCCTGCGCCGGCTGCATCCCGAGGTCGGGGTGCTCGTCCTGTCGCAGTACGCACGGGTCAGCTACGCGGTCGAACTGCTCGACGGCGGCGGCGAGGGGGTCGGCTACCTGCTCAAGGACCGCGTCTCCGACCTGGCGGAGTTCGCCGCGGCGATCCGCCGGGTGGGCTCGGGCGGGTCGGCGCTGGACCCGGTGGTGATCGAGCGGCTGGTGAGCCGGCACCGCCAGCCCGACGATCCGCTGAGCCTGCTCACCGAGCGGGAGAGGGACGTGCTCGGGCTCATGGCGGAAGGCCGGACCAACAAGGCCATCTCGGAACGGCTCGCCATCGCGGAACGTACCGTCGAGAAGCACTGCACCGGCATCTTCGGCAAGCTCGGCCTGGAGGCGGGCCCGCACGACCACCGCCGGGTGCTGGCCGTGCTCCGCTATCTCAACGCGTAG
- a CDS encoding sporulation protein, with protein MVFKRMLGAFGVGAPSVDTVLATPRTRPGGTLTGEVRLKGGDFDAEIEHITLGLVARVEVEFGDGEGAGVGEFSRAQVSGPFTLRKGEERVIDFQIPVPWEAPISEIAGQRLTGMALGVRTELAIAKAVDKGDLDMVDVEPLPSQFRILDAFPQLGFRFKSADLEVGQIYGSRQELPFYQEIEFYPPPQYAGSVGEVEVTFVTNPGGLEVILEADKSSGRYSGDAIGRFTISHDDAMNTDWSGEIGRWLSGLAQYGGFHGGHHGHHDGHHGDFHGGHHGGHHGGHHGGPGLGMVAAAGAAGVVGGLVAGEIVEEVFEDVFEGDED; from the coding sequence GTGGTCTTCAAACGGATGCTGGGCGCGTTCGGTGTGGGCGCACCCTCGGTGGACACCGTCCTGGCCACTCCGCGAACCCGGCCGGGCGGCACGCTGACCGGTGAGGTCCGCCTCAAGGGCGGCGACTTCGACGCCGAGATCGAGCACATCACCCTCGGCCTGGTGGCCAGGGTGGAGGTCGAGTTCGGCGACGGCGAAGGCGCGGGAGTCGGTGAGTTCTCGCGCGCCCAGGTCTCCGGCCCGTTCACCCTTCGCAAGGGCGAGGAGCGGGTGATCGACTTCCAGATCCCCGTGCCGTGGGAGGCGCCGATCAGCGAGATCGCCGGCCAGCGGCTGACCGGCATGGCGCTCGGCGTGCGCACGGAGCTCGCCATCGCCAAGGCCGTCGACAAGGGCGACCTCGACATGGTCGACGTCGAGCCGCTGCCGTCCCAGTTCCGCATCCTGGACGCGTTCCCGCAGCTCGGGTTCCGGTTCAAGTCGGCCGACCTGGAGGTGGGCCAGATCTACGGCTCGCGCCAGGAGTTGCCGTTCTACCAGGAGATCGAGTTCTACCCGCCGCCGCAGTACGCCGGGTCGGTCGGGGAGGTCGAGGTGACCTTCGTGACGAACCCCGGGGGCCTGGAGGTGATCCTGGAGGCCGACAAGAGCTCCGGACGCTACTCCGGTGACGCCATCGGGCGCTTCACGATCAGCCACGACGACGCGATGAACACCGACTGGTCCGGCGAGATCGGTCGCTGGCTGTCCGGGCTCGCCCAGTACGGCGGCTTCCACGGCGGCCACCACGGTCACCACGACGGTCACCACGGCGACTTCCACGGCGGTCACCACGGTGGTCACCACGGTGGTCACCACGGTGGGCCCGGCCTGGGCATGGTGGCCGCCGCCGGGGCCGCGGGCGTCGTCGGCGGCCTCGTGGCGGGCGAGATCGTCGAAGAGGTCTTCGAGGACGTCTTCGAGGGCGACGAGGACTGA
- a CDS encoding sensor histidine kinase has product MTRRPWTGTVVLAVSAVTGWLVVVTLPGPPYDLLWTLGAGVGTSFLAAGVVAWRLHPHNRVGPLMVAVGVAWVPQQLLISSAELPLFPVWLLLGSLWAALACHLFLAFPTGRLGRLSWRIVAGLAYAEAVVLPATETLAARPEPAEPLRSIGQFVNQSAWHLVIVTGLAVLALATARWREGGVAHRRAAFPVTAASVIATVAFVASHLVSTWGPAELELPLAVTMFGAFAAVPLAYLGSLLRLRIDRGRVADLVVRLRSRKRPGSLENALATTLHDPTLRLGYWMAGQGRYVDAEGSPVELPPKESGRMMTRVDQGGSRLAVLLHDAALLEQPLLVEAACAAAALALENERLTADLRARLRQLAATQSRMLQWGEAERRRIERDLHDGAQQRLLSVAMTLGLAEATPAKAGSLIGEAKAAVLSALDDLRAVSHGIHPPVLTERGLPGAVKELAAVAPISVDCVIDLAEPLPPAVESAAYYIVNEALANVTKHAEASRAWVRLARTDGHLAVEVGDDGRGGADPARGSGLEGLAHRAEANGGWLELDSQEGEGTVLRVMLPCG; this is encoded by the coding sequence ATGACGAGGCGGCCGTGGACGGGCACCGTGGTGCTGGCCGTCTCGGCGGTGACCGGATGGCTGGTCGTCGTGACGCTCCCCGGACCCCCCTACGACCTGCTCTGGACTCTCGGCGCCGGGGTCGGGACGTCGTTCCTCGCGGCCGGGGTGGTCGCGTGGCGGCTGCACCCCCACAACCGGGTGGGCCCGCTCATGGTGGCCGTCGGCGTCGCCTGGGTCCCGCAGCAGTTGCTGATCAGCTCCGCCGAGCTGCCGCTGTTCCCGGTGTGGCTGCTGCTCGGCAGTCTGTGGGCGGCGCTGGCCTGCCATCTGTTCCTCGCCTTCCCCACCGGGCGGCTGGGCCGCCTCTCCTGGCGGATCGTGGCCGGCCTCGCCTACGCCGAGGCGGTGGTGCTCCCGGCGACGGAGACCTTGGCCGCCCGCCCGGAGCCCGCCGAGCCGCTGAGATCGATCGGGCAGTTCGTCAACCAGTCCGCCTGGCATCTGGTCATCGTCACCGGGCTCGCGGTCCTCGCGCTCGCGACGGCCCGCTGGCGTGAGGGCGGCGTCGCCCACCGGCGGGCCGCCTTCCCCGTCACCGCCGCCTCCGTGATCGCCACGGTCGCGTTCGTGGCGTCCCACCTGGTGAGCACGTGGGGGCCGGCAGAGCTCGAACTCCCCCTGGCGGTCACCATGTTCGGCGCCTTCGCCGCGGTTCCGCTCGCCTATCTCGGCTCCCTGCTCCGGCTCAGGATCGACCGCGGCCGGGTGGCGGACCTCGTCGTACGGCTCAGGAGCAGGAAGCGGCCGGGCAGCTTGGAGAACGCGCTGGCGACCACGCTGCACGACCCGACGCTGCGCCTCGGATACTGGATGGCCGGCCAGGGCCGATACGTCGACGCCGAGGGCAGCCCGGTCGAGCTGCCGCCGAAGGAGAGCGGCAGGATGATGACCCGCGTCGACCAGGGCGGGTCGCGCCTGGCCGTCCTCCTCCATGACGCGGCCCTGCTGGAGCAGCCGCTGCTGGTCGAGGCGGCATGCGCCGCCGCCGCGCTGGCACTGGAGAACGAGCGGCTCACCGCCGACCTGCGCGCGCGGCTGCGGCAGCTCGCCGCGACCCAGTCGCGGATGCTCCAGTGGGGTGAGGCCGAGCGCCGCAGGATCGAACGCGACCTGCACGACGGTGCGCAGCAACGGCTGCTGTCGGTGGCGATGACGCTCGGGCTGGCCGAGGCCACCCCCGCCAAGGCCGGCTCGCTGATCGGGGAGGCGAAGGCGGCCGTCCTCAGCGCGCTGGACGACCTGCGCGCGGTCAGCCACGGCATCCATCCGCCGGTCCTGACCGAGCGCGGGCTGCCCGGCGCGGTGAAGGAACTCGCCGCCGTCGCGCCCATCTCGGTCGACTGCGTGATCGACCTGGCGGAGCCGCTTCCTCCCGCGGTGGAGAGCGCGGCCTACTACATCGTCAACGAGGCGCTGGCCAACGTGACCAAGCACGCCGAGGCGAGCAGGGCGTGGGTGCGCCTGGCGCGGACCGACGGCCACCTCGCGGTGGAGGTCGGTGACGACGGCCGCGGGGGCGCCGACCCGGCCCGCGGCTCCGGACTGGAGGGGCTGGCCCACCGCGCCGAGGCGAACGGCGGCTGGCTCGAACTGGACAGCCAGGAAGGCGAGGGGACCGTGCTGCGGGTGATGCTGCCATGCGGGTAG
- a CDS encoding HD domain-containing protein produces MGLLKRYKRTGWLVAGVRDPESIADHSFRAAVIASVITVLEGGDPQRAAFMSLFHDTQETRITDIPYLGKLYLRAAPNEQVTADQMRGVPDAVARMVGGAVAEYEEKASLEAVCARDADKLECLIQAVEYREQGHQNVQPWIDSSLAALKTTTAKRIAEEVLAGGSLDWVLRVLNGTGDGGEDAGSGYEPPA; encoded by the coding sequence ATGGGGCTGCTCAAGCGCTACAAGCGCACGGGGTGGCTGGTCGCCGGCGTGCGGGACCCGGAGAGCATCGCCGACCACTCCTTCCGCGCCGCGGTGATCGCGAGCGTGATCACCGTGCTGGAGGGCGGCGATCCGCAGCGGGCGGCGTTCATGAGCCTGTTCCACGACACGCAGGAGACGCGGATCACCGACATCCCGTACCTCGGCAAGCTCTACCTGCGGGCCGCTCCGAACGAGCAGGTCACCGCCGACCAGATGCGCGGCGTGCCGGACGCGGTGGCGCGGATGGTGGGTGGGGCGGTCGCGGAGTACGAGGAGAAGGCCAGCCTGGAGGCCGTCTGCGCCCGTGACGCGGACAAGCTGGAGTGCCTGATCCAGGCCGTCGAGTACCGCGAGCAGGGCCACCAGAACGTGCAGCCGTGGATCGACAGCTCGCTGGCGGCGCTGAAGACGACCACGGCCAAGCGGATCGCCGAGGAGGTGCTCGCCGGCGGCTCGCTGGACTGGGTGCTGCGGGTGCTCAACGGCACGGGCGACGGCGGCGAGGACGCGGGCTCCGGCTACGAGCCGCCGGCCTGA
- a CDS encoding glycosyltransferase family 4 protein, whose amino-acid sequence MKIRYMLLHAYGMGGTIRTVVNQANAMAEAGHDVEIVSVVRRRDTPQFGIDGRVRLSALVDQRGGVASDSLARKVWRRARGKIVPYGEFAAGYFTERVERAVIEYVSSLDDGILVTTRPALNLIAARRASTEVVRVAQEHMNLAAYPHTVREQIARHYGCFDAVAVLTETSQAEYRALLDDTPIVRIPNAVHLAGRRHSDQTNPVVIAAGRLVPQKGFDMLIAAFAAVAPDFPDWRLHVFGTGPSKERLRARIEEHRLGGRARLMGRSDRIHEELAEASVYALSSRIEGLPMAMIEAMGHALAVAAFDCPTGPGDVLTPGEDGLLVPPRDVDALAGALRRLMGDRDLRLRLGAGAARTAGDYTPEMVMPMWEDLFAALAAGDPLPTGRRPAR is encoded by the coding sequence GTGAAGATCCGCTACATGCTGCTGCACGCGTACGGCATGGGCGGAACGATCCGCACGGTGGTCAACCAGGCCAACGCGATGGCCGAGGCCGGGCACGACGTCGAGATCGTCAGCGTGGTCCGGCGCCGGGACACACCGCAGTTCGGCATCGACGGGCGGGTCCGGCTGTCCGCGCTGGTGGACCAGCGCGGCGGGGTCGCGAGCGACTCGCTGGCCCGTAAGGTGTGGCGCCGGGCGCGCGGCAAGATCGTCCCGTACGGGGAGTTCGCCGCCGGCTACTTCACCGAGCGGGTCGAGCGGGCCGTCATCGAGTACGTGTCCTCGCTGGACGACGGCATCCTCGTCACCACCCGGCCGGCGCTGAACCTCATCGCCGCCCGCCGCGCCTCCACCGAAGTGGTGCGCGTCGCGCAGGAGCACATGAACCTCGCCGCCTACCCCCACACCGTGCGTGAGCAGATAGCCCGCCACTACGGCTGCTTCGACGCGGTGGCGGTGCTGACCGAGACCAGCCAGGCCGAGTACCGGGCGCTGCTCGACGACACGCCGATCGTCCGCATCCCCAACGCGGTCCACCTGGCCGGCCGCCGGCACTCCGACCAGACCAATCCCGTGGTGATCGCCGCGGGCCGGCTGGTGCCGCAGAAGGGCTTCGACATGCTGATCGCCGCCTTCGCGGCGGTCGCGCCGGACTTTCCCGACTGGCGGCTGCACGTCTTCGGCACCGGCCCGTCGAAGGAGCGGCTGCGGGCGCGCATCGAGGAGCACCGGCTCGGCGGGCGGGCCCGGCTGATGGGCCGCAGCGACCGCATCCACGAGGAGCTCGCCGAGGCGTCCGTCTACGCGCTCAGCTCGCGCATCGAGGGGCTGCCGATGGCGATGATCGAGGCGATGGGCCACGCGCTGGCCGTGGCCGCCTTCGACTGCCCGACCGGGCCCGGCGACGTGCTGACCCCGGGCGAGGACGGCCTGCTGGTGCCCCCGCGCGACGTGGACGCCCTGGCGGGGGCGCTGCGGCGGCTGATGGGCGACCGCGACCTGCGGCTGCGGCTGGGGGCCGGCGCCGCTCGCACGGCGGGCGACTACACGCCGGAGATGGTCATGCCGATGTGGGAGGACCTGTTCGCCGCCCTGGCGGCCGGCGACCCCCTCCCGACCGGCCGCCGACCGGCCCGCTGA
- a CDS encoding glycoside hydrolase family 26 protein, translating into MSAGNAGQPGGARTRRGRLRDRLLAATGVLLLAVAAGCSSDGGGGEGVPVTTTQPSANADCKPTDELVPPCGAYWGMYVAPGDPKVPVVQSIGAMESQLGRKLDVIFSYHDMSDSPNGTFIREDEVELGRDRILLLSWEAKIWGTPERTLLWRDIASGSMDTLIDKQAQRIKSYGKRVMLGFDGEMDRRETSGTAAEYVAAYKHIHDRFDKLGVTNVVWVWAVTGFIEYKDKWKSLYPGHDYVDWISYDPYNFAGCRGAKWTDFEQTVKPTYDWFQANGFADKPIIIGEYSSEVDPKNPSAKADWFRGVPQALKTMPKIKALLQWNAVLDPESPNGCDFRLDGPGVVEAFAEAGRDPYVNQPLPDAQAGGS; encoded by the coding sequence TTGTCAGCAGGAAACGCCGGACAGCCGGGGGGCGCGCGCACGCGGAGGGGGCGGCTGCGCGACAGGCTGCTGGCCGCCACCGGAGTCCTGCTCCTGGCGGTGGCCGCCGGCTGCTCCAGCGACGGGGGCGGCGGCGAGGGCGTGCCGGTCACCACCACCCAGCCGTCGGCGAATGCGGACTGCAAGCCCACGGACGAGCTCGTGCCGCCCTGCGGGGCGTACTGGGGCATGTACGTCGCGCCCGGCGACCCGAAGGTGCCCGTGGTGCAGTCCATCGGCGCCATGGAGTCCCAGCTCGGCCGCAAGCTCGACGTGATCTTCAGTTATCACGACATGTCCGACTCCCCCAACGGGACCTTCATCCGCGAGGACGAGGTCGAGCTCGGGCGGGACCGCATCCTCCTGCTGAGCTGGGAGGCCAAGATCTGGGGCACTCCCGAGCGCACGCTGTTGTGGCGCGACATCGCCAGCGGCTCCATGGACACCCTGATCGACAAGCAGGCCCAGCGGATCAAGAGCTACGGCAAGCGCGTCATGCTGGGCTTCGACGGTGAGATGGACCGGCGCGAGACCAGCGGCACCGCGGCCGAGTACGTCGCCGCCTACAAGCACATCCACGACCGGTTCGACAAGCTCGGCGTGACCAACGTGGTGTGGGTGTGGGCCGTGACCGGCTTCATCGAGTACAAGGACAAGTGGAAGAGCCTGTATCCGGGCCACGACTACGTCGACTGGATCAGCTACGACCCCTACAACTTCGCCGGTTGCCGGGGCGCGAAGTGGACGGACTTCGAGCAGACGGTCAAGCCGACCTACGACTGGTTCCAGGCCAACGGGTTCGCGGACAAGCCGATCATCATCGGCGAGTACAGCTCCGAGGTCGATCCGAAGAACCCCTCGGCCAAGGCCGACTGGTTCCGCGGCGTCCCGCAGGCCCTGAAGACCATGCCCAAGATCAAGGCCCTCCTGCAGTGGAACGCCGTCCTCGACCCCGAGTCGCCCAACGGCTGCGACTTCCGGCTCGACGGGCCGGGCGTCGTCGAGGCGTTCGCCGAGGCCGGCCGCGACCCGTACGTCAACCAGCCGCTCCCCGACGCTCAGGCCGGCGGCTCGTAG